The DNA segment GGTACAGAGCCTCGGCGACCTTCTCAAGGGCCAGGCGCGTGACCTGGGCGACACCACCGACCGCATGGTCCAGCAGGTGGAAGCCGGCGGCGAGACCCTGCGTCGCGAGGTCACCGTCCTGGGCGAGGCTACCGGACGGGCCGAGGAAAGGACACGCGCGGTGGCCGAGGCCTTGCGCGGCACGTCCCAGGACATGACCGCCGTCGCCACGCGCACCCTGGAGCTGGCGGGCCGCGCCGGCCAAGCCCTCAAAGCGCGCGCCGACCAGTTGGCCGAGGCCGGCGATGGGCTGGCCAACGCCTCGGGCGAGGCGGCGCGCGTCCTACAGGAACGCAGCGAGGACTTGGACCGTGCCTCCGCCTTCGCGCAGTTGCGGGTGGGGGCGGTGGGCGAAGCGTTGCGCCAGAGCGGGCACGACCTGTCGGTGGCATCCGAGAAGGCCGCGACGCAGGTCTCGGCCGTGGTCGACCAGTTGCAGCAGGCCTCCTTCGGGCTGGGCGCCGCCGCCGAAAAGGGAGTGGGGAACCTCGATGCGACGGCCGGCGCCGTGCGGCGCGGCACGGCGGAACTGGAAGCGGCACGGGACAAGGCCGGAAGCCTTCTGGAGTCTTTTCGCGGACAACTGGAAACGGCCATCGCCACATCGGATACGGCGGCCCAGCGCCTGCGCAGCCTGGGCGACGTGGTGCGCGAGCAGTCGGTCAACCTCGGCCAGACCTCCGATCAGGCGGTCCAGCAGGTGGAGATGGCCGGTCATCTATTGCGCGAGCAGGCCGAACGGCTGGCCGAGGTGGCCGACCGCGGCAACCGGGTGATGAGCGGCAGCGGCATCATCCTCAAGCAGCGTTCCCAGGAACTGGACGAGACTACCGAACGGGCCACCGGCCGCCTGCAGAACGCCGCCGAGGAAATGCGCCGCTCGCGCCAGGATCTGATGACCAACGCGGATCAGGTGGAAACCCGGGTCCTGTCCATGGCTGACGTGCTGCGCCACCATTCCGACGACTTGGCGGCGGTGACCGGACGCGCGCTGGGCGAGGTGGAAAAGGCCGGCGAGGCCTTGCACCTGCGGTCCAGGGAAGTTACCCAGTCGTCGGACCGCGCGGCGCGGCTGCTGGCCCTGGTTACCGATGCCATGCGCAAGCAGGCCGAAGACTTGACCATGGCGACCGACAGCGCCACCGCCCGTATCGACGGCACCGGCCAGGCCCTGGAAGCCCGCCGCCAGGCAGTCGAGGCCGCCGCCCATGCCGCTGTGACAGAACTAGCCGACGTGGGCAAGGTGTTGCGCGAGGAATCGGAAAGCCTGGAAGCCTTCTCGGAACGCGCCGTGCGGCGCCTCGGCTCGGTAACCGAGAACCTGCGTTCCGGCGCCGAAGCCGTCGAGCGGGTCGCAGAGGCCAGTACCGGCCGCATGCTGGCGGCCGGGGGCGAGGCGGAACGGAAGATCCTCGACACCTCGGCCATGGCCGACGCCATCGCCGCCAAGCTGGGCCACCTGGGCGATGGCCTCTCGGAAAAGGCGCGGAGTCTCGACGGGACCTTGGACCGGGCCGGTGCGCGGCTCGATCAGGTGGGCGACATCCTGTTGAACCGGGCCGAGGTCGTGGCCAAGACCACCGATGACGCCTCGCGTCACATCCGCGGCTTCGGGGAACTGGTGGCTCACCAGGCGCGGACCCTGGCCGACGTTTCGGACAAGGCGGGCCAGCATCTGGGCTTGGCCGGCGAGGATTTGCAGAGACGGTCGAACGATCTGGGCGCGACCATGGATCGGGCGGTGCGCCTGCTGTCCTTGATGAATGCCGGCCTGAAGCGGCAGACCGAGGATCTGGGTGCCGTGTCGGACGCCGCCAGCAGCCGCATCGAGACCGTGGGCGAGACCATCCGCGCGCGCAGCGAGGAAATCGCCAATCTGGCCGACCGCAGCCTCGGACGGCTGGCCGATGCCGGCGAAGACATGGGCCGCCGGGCCCGCGACATGACGGCCGCCTCCGACTTGGCGACCACGCGCCTGCGGACGACCGCCGAGGAGATGCGCCAACGGGGCGAGGAGGTGGCTTCGGTCTCCGAGACCTCGATCCAGCGCCTGGCCAAGGTCGGCCTCAGCCTGGGCAATCGGGCCCGCGAGGTGCAGGCGGCGGCCGACGGCAACCTGGAACGCCTTGAAAAGCTGCGTCGGTTGCTGGAGGTGCAGGCCAATCAGGCCCAGCAGCAGACAGCGGAACTGGCTGTCCAGGCGACTGCCGCCCAGGAGTCGCTGGAACAGCGCATACGGGCCTTCGAGTCGGCCCACGCCAAGGCCGAGGAAGGCATGGAACGTTTGGGCGGCTCCCTGGACGAAAAGGCTCGCAAGGTGGCCGATGTCTCGGACTTGGCGACCGCCCGGGTGCGCGCTTGGGACAAGACGATCGAAGACCGCACCCGCGATCTCGGTCAGGCCACCGAACATGTGGTCTCCAAGGGCCGCGAGATTTCGGATGCCGTGGAAAGCCATGCCCGCAGCCTGAAGCGTGCCGTCGCCGAGGCCGGAGACCTGAAGAAGGCGCTCGACGACCAGACCCGCCGTGTCGCCGTGGACGACTTCCTGCGCCGCGCGACCTTCATTTCCGAACGCCTGCAATCCCTGGCGGTGGATATGAGCCGGGTTCTGGAGACCCCGATCACCGAGGACGACTGGAAGCGCTACCAGGGGGGAGAGACCGGCATCTTCGTCCGCAAGATGCTGGGATTCCGCGAGAAGCCGCGCTTGGCCGCCATCGCCCAGCGCTACAGCCAGGACGGCGAATTCCGCGACTATATCAACCGCTACATGGCCGACTTCGAAGCCATGGTCAAGGAAGCCCGCCAGCGCGACCACCGCAATGTGCTGGGCACCACCTTCCTGACGTCCGACGTCGGCAAGCTCTATCTGCTGCTGGCCAGGGCCCTGGGCCGCGAAATCTGATCCCGAATTCCGCGCAGGAGAAAAAGTCTTTCGCGTGTCATCGAAAGTAATGGTATAATTCTTCGTTGCGGGCCGAGTCTCGAAAAGTCCGGGGTGCGCGTGGCCCAGGCGGGAGAGTGACGCCAGGATGTCTTATACTTTCTCCGATTTCATCGACCGCATGCGGGGCCTGGAGCGCCCCGACCCGTTGCGCGTCGCCATGGCGCGCTTCGCCGAAGGGCTAGGGTTCGAAAGCTTCATGTTTCTGCACCACGACGCCAATAGCGGCGAGATGCTGTTGCTATCCAACTACGCGCCCGGCTGGCAGGAACACTATATCGCCAACGACTACGCTCTCGTCGATCCGGTGGCCTTGCAGGTGTCGCGCTCCACGTCCCCCTTCTGCTGGGGCCACGACGCCTATCTGGCCCGCCTGGAGGAACCGCAGAAACATCTGATGAACGAGGCCGGAGAATTCGGCATCCGGCGGGGACTGGCCTGCGTCTGGCGCAACGGCGGCGGCGTACTGTCGGGCATCTCGGTGACCACCGCCAAGTCCGAAGAGGAATTCCAGCGTCAGGTCAACCGCTACCGGGTCGACATCGAACTGGCCTGCCTCTATTTCTGCAGCCATGTGGAAAACCGGGTCATGGCGCCGGCGGGGCGGGTCTATGGCGATCTGCTGACCGCGGGCGAGAAGGACTGCCTGATATGGACCCTGCAGGGCCGCAAGGTCGACCAGATGGCCGCCGCCTCCGGCATGACCGAAGCCGGGGTGAAGGACTGTCTCAGGGCGGCAGTCGTCAAGCTGCGCGCCGTCGATGTCCTGCACGCCGCCGCCAAGGCCGTGGAAATGGGCCTGATCTGTCCCTAATGGCGCCAGCCCGGGCCGGAGGCGAAGGCCTCGCGTCGAATCTAGTCCGGTTTCGTCCAGCGAATGCCCGGACCGTGGGCGACGAAATGGGGATTCTCGAAGCCGGGCTTGCCGTAGAACAAGTCGGTTCCGTCCAGCTTCGCCACCTTTCCCCCCGCATAGCGCAGCACCGCATGGCCGGCCGCCGTGTCCCATTCCATGGTGCGGCCCAGGCGGGGATAGAGATCGGCTTGGCCGGTGGCGACGCGGCAGAACTTGAGCGAACTGCCGGCGCTCACTTCCTTCTTGATGGTGAACTGGGCGAGGAAGGTGTCGGTCTCCGGGCTGCGATGATTGAGGCTCACCACCGCCGACAGGCCGTCGGCAGGCGCTTCCCGGCAGGCGATGGGACGGGCTTGGCCGCCGCCGGTCTCGGCGAAGGCCCCGTATTGGCTGCCGACGAAGGTCTGGTTGATGGCCGGGGCGTGGACTACCCCCAGGACCGGCCGGCCGCCGTCGATCAGGGCGATGTTGACGGTGAAGTCGCCGCTGCGCTTGACGAATTCCTTGGTGCCGTCCAAAGGATCAACCAGCCAGAAGGGCGCCATCTTGCCCGTCAGGTCCGGGGCGTGGCCGGCGGCCACCGATTCCTCGGCGACGATGGGGTAGGCGTCGGTGACTTCCTGGCGCAAGGCCGCGATGATGATGTCCTCGGCCACCTGGTCGGCTTCGGTCACCGGGCTGGCGTCGCCCTTGAACTCGACCGCGAAATCCTTCTCGTAGATCTTCATGATGGCGCGCCCGGCGCGCTTGGCGATGTCGTTGACCTTGTCGATGACGGAAAGGGAGATGTTGACGGTCACGGGCGGCTCCACAGGGATGCGGGATCGGGAAGGGCGGACGCCTTCAGTTCCAGGGCGACAAAGCGCCAGGCGCGGAAGGCGGGCGAGAAGTGGTCGACGGGCATGCCGGCCTTCATCTTGAGGTGGCCCAGGAACTGCCGGGGGTCGGGCAGTTGCTCCCAGACCGAAGGCAGGAACAGGGCGCGCCGGGCGCCGTCGGCGATCACCAGGCCGTCCAGGTGGGGTCTGAGGGCGGCCAGCAGACCGGCCTCGTCGGCGAAGGGAATGGGCGACTGGGCGCTGAGCAGGGAAATGGACAGGTCCAGCCCCGCGATTTCGGCGGACGAAAGCTGAGGGAAGCGAGGATCGCGGAAGGCGGCCGAGAAGGCGTTTTCCGCCACGTCGCGGGCCAAGGGCTGGTGGGCCATCGGCGAGCCGATGCAGCCGCGCAGCCTGTCTTCGCGATGCAGGGTGACGAAGCAGGCTCCCTGGGCCTGCAGGTCGGGCGGGAAATCCGCCAGGTCGATGGGCAGGGGCCGATGGTGTTTCAGGCCGTGCTCGATGGAGGCGGCGGCCAAGCGCAACAGCCGCTCGCCCTGGACTTCCACCAGACGGCGGGTCGCCGCTTCGAAGGCGTTCTCCTGGACGGTCATGCGGCCGGTTCCAGGAAGACCCAGGAGCCGTATCCCACCACCCGGTCCTTGGGCCCCGCTGTATCGCCCGAATTGCGGACATCCACCGTCTCGATGGTCATGCGGCGCCGCTTGGCGAGCGCCAGCAGGCCGCGCACCGGAAAGCGACCGCAGGCGCCGTCTTCGGGGATGGCCTCCCCGTCGAAGGTCTCGATGGCGCGGCAGGTTTCCGCGTCCACCTGGTGGGCGCTGTCGTAGTCGAGGTAGTGACTGAGATCGGAACTGACCACGATCAGGGTTTCCGGCCCGCCCCATAGGCGCTCCAGCACCTCCGCGATCTCGTCCGGGCTCGCGAAGCCCACCACGAAGGGAACCAGGGCGAAGGTCCCCAGAACCTCCTGCAGGAAGGGCAGGTGGACTTCCAGGCTGTGTTCCAGGGCATGGGTGGCGTCGAAAACCTGGACCTGGGGCAGGTCGAGGACGCTCTGGATGGCCGCCTTGTCTACGGGGATCTGGCCCAGGGGGGTGACGAAGGCGTCGGCGCCGCTGGCCGCCAAGCCACGCACCGGCACCCGATGGCAGGGGCCCAGCAGCACCACCCGCGCGATCCGCCCCTTGGCCGGCACCAGGCGGGCGTAGGCGCTGGCGGCCACCGGCCCTGAATAGACGTAGCCCGCATGGGGGGCGATGATGGCCTTGGGAACCGGACCGGCCCAGGCGCCCGCTTGCGCCAGGTAGCCGCGCACGGCGGCGTCAAGCTGCTTGGCTGTACCCGGATAGAAAGTGCCTGAAACGGCCGACTGGCGTACAATGGTCATGGGCCTTCCTTCGTTCCCATATGAATCCTAGGTAATCCCGCCGGGCAGGCCTGTAAAGGACGGTTTTTCGGAGGTGGCCATGCCGGAAGGCGAAAGTTATGCGACCTTGGAGGACGGCGTACAGAGTCTGCATCCCGGCCGCCACTGGCATGCCCTGGAGGACGGCCGCATCCAGTGCGATATCTGCCCGCGCGCCTGCAAGCTGAAGGAGGGACAGCGGGGACTATGCTTCGTCCGTGCCCGCCACGGGGACCATATGGTGCTGACCACCTACGGGCGCTCCAGCGGCTTTTGCATCGACCCCATCGAGAAGAAGCCGCTCAACCATTTCCTGCCGGGCACGCCGGTGCTGTCCTTCGGCACGGCGGGCTGCAACCTGACCTGCCGCTTCTGCCAGAACTGGGACATCTCGAAGGCCCGCGACTTCGACCGCCTGCAGAACCAGGCCGGCCCCGAGACCATCGCGGCGGCGGCGCTCAAGACCGGTTCCCGAAGCGTCGCCTATACCTACAACGACCCCACGATCTTCTTCGAGTACGCCATCGACGTGGCCCAGGCCTGCCGGGCGAAGGGCATCAAGAACGTGGCGGTGACGGCGGGCTACATCTCGGCGGAGCCCCGCGCCGAGTTCTACCGCTGGATGGACGCCGCCAACGTGGATCTCAAGGCCTTCACGGAATCCTTCTACCAGCGCCTTTGCAGCGCCCATCTGGAGGCGGTGAAGGAGACCCTGGTCTACCTGGTCAAGGAAACCAAGGTCTGGGTGGAGATCACCACCCTGGTCATCCCCGGCGAGAACGACGGCGAGACGGAATTGAACGAACTGGCCGCCTGGGTGGTGGAAGCCCTGGGACCGGACGTGCCCTTGCATTTTTCCGCCTTCCATCCCGACTACAAGATGCTGGACCTGCCTCGCACGCCGCTCGCCACCCTGGTGAAGGCGCGCGACATCGCGATCCGGCACGGGGTTCGCTACGCCTACGTGGGCAACGTCCATTATCCGCCGGGGGACGGCACCTATTGTCCGGGCTGCGGGACCGAGGTCATCGGGCGCGACTGGTACGAGATCACCGCCTGGCGCCTGACTCCCGACGGCCATTGCCGGAAATGCGGCACCGCCTGCGCCGGCATCTTCGACGGCCCGCCCGGCAAATGGGGCCGCAAGCGGGTGCCGGTGCGGCTCTGATAACATGGGAAAGTTGCTTCCGGCTTGGGGCGCGAGCGCGCCGGGGCTTTTCGGACGGTCTACCTGCAAGGCCGCCCCACGTCGGGGAAGCCAACAATCGGAAGCCAGAGGAACAAGGGCTGTCCTTCCATATCGTAGCCCCTGGAATTCGCCCGGAGGAAACGCTAGTAATACGAACCAAAGCCACAGCATCGGAGGGGAGCGCCATGACCGACAGCACCAAATATCTCCTGCCCGAGGATCGCATTCCGAAGGCCTGGTACAACATCGCCGCCGACCTGCCCAAGCCCTTGGCGCCGGTCCTGCATCCGGGAACCGGGCAGCCCATCGGGCCCGACGACCTGTCGCCCATCTTTCCCATGGCCCTGATCGCCCAGGAAGTGACCCAGGAACGCGAGGTCGAGATTCCCGAGCCGGTGCGCGAGGTCTACCGCCTGTGGCGGCCGGCGCCGCTCTATCGGGCGCGCCGCCTGGAACGGGTCCTCGATACCCCTGCCCATATCTACTACAAGTATGAAGGCACCAGCCCGTCCGGCAGCCACAAGCCCAACACCGCCGTGCCCCAGGCCTTCTACAACTGGCAAGCGGGCACCAAGCGTCTGTCCACCGAGACCGGAGCCGGCCAGTGGGGTTCCTCGCTGGCCTTCGCCGGTTCCCTGTTCGGCCTGCAGGTCGACATCTTCATGGTGAAGGTCAGCTATCAGCAGAAGCCCTACCGCCGCGCGCTGATGGAAACCTACGGCGCCCGTTGCGTCGCCAGCCCCAGCATGGAAACCGATTCGGGCCGCGCCATCCTGGCCCGGCACCCGGACAGCAACGGCAGCCTGGGTATCGCCATCTCCGAGGCGGTCGAGGTGGCGGCCAAGAACCCGGATACCAAGTATGCGCTGGGCAGCGTGCTCAACCACGTGCTGCTGCACCAGACGGTGATCGGGATCGAGGCCCTGGAGCAGATGGAGATGGCCGGCGACTATCCGGACATCGTAGTGGGCTGCGCCGGTGGCGGCAGCAATTTCGGCGGCCTCGCCTTCCCGTTCATCGGGCGCAACCTGAAGCAGGGCCAGAAGACCCGCGTCATCGCCGTCGAGCCGGCTTCATGCCCGACCATGACGCGCGGCAAGTTCGCCTACGACTTCGGCGACACCGCCCACCTGACGCCCTTGGTCAAGATGCATACCCTGGGCTCGACCTTCATGCCGCCCGGCATCCACGCCGGCGGCTTGCGCTACCACGGCATGTCGCCGCTGGTCAGCCACGTGCTCGACCTGGGTCTGATCGAGGCCCGCGCCGAACATCAGTTGGGCTGCTTCGCCGCCGGGGTGCAGTTCGCCCGCGCCGAGGGCATCGTGCCCGCCCCCGAGTCGACCCACGCGGTCAAGGTGGGCATCGACGAGGCCCTGAAGTGCAAGGCCGAGGGCCAGGCGCGCACCATCCTGATCGGCCTGTCCGGGCACGGTCACTTCGACATGCAGGCCTATACGGACTACTTCGCCGGCAAGCTGCAGGACCACGCCTACGATGCCGAGGCCCTCGACGAGGCGATGAGCCAACTGCCGCCGGTGGCGGCGGAATAGGCCAGCCCCGGGCAATCCCTCTCCGCGAGGGGCCCGGCGAGGTGTTCGAACGCCTCGCCGGGCTCCCTCTTTTGCCGGCACGGCAATGGGACTATATTTGGGGAGCCGGATCACAGGGAGAGCCCCGCGCATGAGCGACAAGCGCTACGACGAGGACGGACAGACCGGCGTGGTGACCCGCGCCCGGTCCAAGACCAAGAAGCCGTCCATGTACAAGGTGCTGCTGCTGAACGACGACTTCACGCCGATGGATTTCGTCGTCCTGGTGCTGGAGCGCTTCTTCTCCAAGACCGCCGAGGAGGCGACCCGCATCATGCTGCATGTCCATCATCGGGGGGTGGGCGTCGCCGGGGTCTATACCTACGAGGTGGCCGAGACCAAAGCCAACCAGGTGATCGAGCTGGCCCGCAAGAACCAGCATCCCCTGCAATGCACCCTCGAAAAGGACGGCCAGGACAAGGACGACTGACCATGCTGTCGCGGAACCTGGAGCAGACCCTGCACCGCGCCCTGGCCCTGGCCGGTGAGCGCCGCCACGAATACGTGACCCTGGAACACTTGCTGCTGGCCCTTGTGGACGATCCCGACGCCCTGGCGGTGCTCCGGGGCTGCCATGTCGATCCCGACCGCCTGCGGGGCGATCTGGTCGATTTCCTCGACCACCAGCAGGACGGCATAGCCAGTGTCAATACCGGCGATCCGCGCCCGACCGCCGGTTTCCAACGGGTCATCCAGCGCGCCGTGATCCATGTCCAGTCGGCAGGGCGGGAGGAGGTGACCGGCGCCTCGGTGGTGGTCGCCCTGTTCCCCGAGCGGGAGTCCCATGCCGTCTATTTCCTGCAGATGCAGGACATGACACGCCTGGACGCGGTCAACTACATCTCGCACGGCCTGACCAAGGCCGGCGTGGAAGCCGCCGCCCGGCCACCCCAGGGGGCCGACGCCGACGCCCAGGGCGAAAAGGTGGTGCGCAAGGGAGCCGAGGCTCTTGAGACCTATTGCGTCAACCTGAACGAGAAGGCCCGCCAGGGCCGCATCGACCCGCTGATCGGCCGCGACAAGGAAATCGACCGCACCATCCAGGTGCTTTGCCGGCGCAACAAGAACAACCCGCTCTACGTGGGCGATCCGGGGGTGGGCAAGACGGCCATCGCCGAGGGGCTGGCGCGGCGCATCGTGCGGAAGGAGGTGCCGGAAGTCCTCGGGGATGCCGTCATCTACTCGCTCGACATGGGAACGTTGCTGGCCGGCACTCGCTATCGCGGCGACTTCGAGGAACGCCTGAAGGGCGTCATCAAGGCCCTGGAGGAAACCCCGGGCGCCATCATGTTCATCGACGAAATCCATACGGTGATCGGGGCCGGCGCCACCTCGGGCGGGTCCATGGACGCCTCCAACATCCTCAAGCCGTCGCTGCAGTCGGGAGCCCTGCGCTGCATGGGCTCGACCACCTACAAGGAATACCGCAACCACTTCGAGAAGGACCGTGCCCTGGTGCGGCGCTTCCAGAAGATCGATATCCACGAACCTTCCGTCGAGGACACGGTCAAGATCCTGCACGGGCTCAAGCCCTATTTCGAGAAGCATCACAAGGTGCGCTACACCAACGAGGCCCTGAAGGCGGCGGTCGACTTGGCGTCGCGCTATATCAACGACCGCAAGCTGCCCGACAAGGCCATCGACGTGATCGACGAGGTGGGCGCGTCGCGCATGCTGCTGCCCGAGGCCCGGCGCCGCAAGACGGTGACCGTGAAGGACGTGGAAGCCGTGGTGGCGACCCTGGCCCGCATCCCGTCCAAGAGCGTGTCCACCGACGACCGCCAAGTACTGCGCAACCTGGACGTCGACCTGAAGGCCGCCGTCTTCGGCCAGGACAAGGCGATCGACGCTCTGGCCTCCGCCATCAAGCTGGCCCGCGCCGGCCTGCGCGAACCGGAAAAGCCCATCGGCAGCTATCTGTTTTCGGGCCCTACCGGCGTCGGCAAGACCGAGGTCGCCCGCCAGCTCGCCAGGACCCTGGGGGTCGAACTGGTGCGCTTCGACATGTCGGAATACATGGAACGCCATTCCATCTCGCGCCTGATCGGCGCGCCGCCCGGCTACGTGGGCTTCGACCAGGGCGGCCTTCTGACCGACGCCATCGACCAGCAACCCCACGCGGTGCTGCTGCTGGACGAGATCGAGAAGGCCCATCCGGACCTGTTCAACATCCTTCTGCAGGTCATGGACCACGGCAAGCTCACCGACCACAACGGCAAGTCGGTGGACTTCCGCAACGTCATTCTCATCATGACCACCAACGCCGGTGCCTCCGACATGGCCAAGGCGGCCATCGGCTTCGAGCGCGAGGCCCGCGAAGGCGACGACAAGGAAGCCATCGAGCGTCTGTTCACCCCGGAATTCCGCAACCGCCTGGACGCGACGATCGGTTTCGCCGCCCTGTCGCCCGAGGTGGTGGGAAAGGTGGTCGACAAGTTCGTCCTGCAACTCGAAGCCCAGTTGGGCGACCGCAACGTCATCATCGAACTGACCGACGGCGCCCGGGAATGGCTGGCGAAGAAGGGCTACGACAAGACCTACGGCGCCCGGCCGCTGGCCCGCGTCATCCAGGAACACATCAAGAAGCCGCTGGCCGAGGAACTTCTGTTCGGCAAGCTGGCCAAAGGCGGCGCCGTCGTCATCCACTTGGACGACGGCGGCAGGCTTCGCTTCGATTATCCGAAGCCCGGCGAGACGACCCTTCCCGCCAAGCGCCCCAAGGGCAAGGTGCCGGTGCCCGTCTGATGCAGGCTATCGGGTGCCGCCTGCCGACGACAGCATGATCGCCGACGGACGGCCCCCTCCCGCGAGTGGGAGGGGGAAACGCTCGTGCGCCGGAAGGAACGGCGTCAGTTCGGGTTTACCGGGTAGATGCCGCTGGTGACGATGCAGACCGTCATGCCGAGGCCGGGCGAGACGGTGGGCACGGCGCTGCTGGCTGCCTGCCCGGCCGGGGCGATGGTCACGGTTCCGCCGGTGATGCCGCCCCCGCCGCCGGTGACCGGCAGGGTCACGGTACCCGAGGCCGTGCCGGAGAAGTTGGTGGAAGGGAGCGTGCCGCTGAAGGTCTGCTGAGGCCCGATGTTGGTGTCGGCGGTGAACGATGACGACGCCCCATAAATATTCACCGTCGGCCCTCCCTTGACCAGGACGGCATTGGGGGTAACACCGGAAGTACCGCTTGTCGTGGAACTGCTGGCAATCTTTACATTGCCGGAGACCGAGACGTTCTGGGACGCCAGGGAGCCGGTCACCGGGATCGACACGGGGCCGCTGGCCTGGCCGGCGGTTCCGCCGCCGCCGCCGGTTCCGGTGAAGGTCGCGGTGTGGGCATGGGGCACCAGGGGCGTCTGGGCGTTGGTCAGGGTCACCGAGGGCGCGCCGACCTTCAGCCCTACCGTGACGGTGGGCAGGCCGGCTCCCGTGCCGGCGCCGACGGCCGCGCGGCCCCGCAGATCGGGCAGGTTGAAGTTGTTGACGCCATCCCCCCCGAACCTGGTGCCCATAAGGGAGTACAGCGCCGCGTTCGACCGGATGTCCATCTGCTGGCCCGCCGCCAGCGTGTAGCCCTGGGGGCAATAAGACGTCACGAAGTAGCAGATTTCGCCGATATAGGGGTCCGTCCCGCAGGCCAGGGCGGGCGCGGACGCCGCCGCCAATCCCCCGATCGCCACGGCGGTGCCGACGGCGGTGCGGATTGCCCGGCGCGCAACCGGGCGGCTGTCAATCGTTTCCATCATGTCGAAGTCTCCCTTTCCTGGTCGTTGTCCATGTTCGAACGGGTGGTGCAGGCTACCCTTGCCGCTACCTGTCTGCCGACAAATGTTCATCCTAGATAGTGTATATGAATACAAGCGCAAACTATTCGCTATCATGCAATACGGAATACGGTCAAGGCGAGTTCGATCCTTGTAGGTTTTCGTGGCTTGGCATTTCAATCAGTTCAAGCCACCGGCTATCCGGGTCTGATTTGACAAATGATATGTAAATAGGGAATCGATAAGAAAATATTTCGCCATGACGGTTGCATGGTCGCGAATTGCACCCGATATGGCGCGCTCCATGTCGCAATTCGTCACATGGATCGGGGAAAAACCGTTGATTTTTATCATCTTTCTTCGGTTGCGCGCCGCAAGGTTTATCCGTATCCTGTCAAATGTCGGAATAAGGGAAGACGGATGATGCCGGTGCTGCGCCATCCTGGACAGCCAGTCCGGGATATGCCGCTTGGTGAAGCGTGTTTCGCGACGGGAGGCCTGATATGGCTATCGCAAGGATGGGTTCGCCGCTGGCCGGATGCTTGGCCCTGGAACCCCGGA comes from the Magnetospirillum sp. WYHS-4 genome and includes:
- a CDS encoding autoinducer binding domain-containing protein, translated to MSYTFSDFIDRMRGLERPDPLRVAMARFAEGLGFESFMFLHHDANSGEMLLLSNYAPGWQEHYIANDYALVDPVALQVSRSTSPFCWGHDAYLARLEEPQKHLMNEAGEFGIRRGLACVWRNGGGVLSGISVTTAKSEEEFQRQVNRYRVDIELACLYFCSHVENRVMAPAGRVYGDLLTAGEKDCLIWTLQGRKVDQMAAASGMTEAGVKDCLRAAVVKLRAVDVLHAAAKAVEMGLICP
- the cysQ gene encoding 3'(2'),5'-bisphosphate nucleotidase CysQ is translated as MTVNISLSVIDKVNDIAKRAGRAIMKIYEKDFAVEFKGDASPVTEADQVAEDIIIAALRQEVTDAYPIVAEESVAAGHAPDLTGKMAPFWLVDPLDGTKEFVKRSGDFTVNIALIDGGRPVLGVVHAPAINQTFVGSQYGAFAETGGGQARPIACREAPADGLSAVVSLNHRSPETDTFLAQFTIKKEVSAGSSLKFCRVATGQADLYPRLGRTMEWDTAAGHAVLRYAGGKVAKLDGTDLFYGKPGFENPHFVAHGPGIRWTKPD
- the amrA gene encoding AmmeMemoRadiSam system protein A yields the protein MTVQENAFEAATRRLVEVQGERLLRLAAASIEHGLKHHRPLPIDLADFPPDLQAQGACFVTLHREDRLRGCIGSPMAHQPLARDVAENAFSAAFRDPRFPQLSSAEIAGLDLSISLLSAQSPIPFADEAGLLAALRPHLDGLVIADGARRALFLPSVWEQLPDPRQFLGHLKMKAGMPVDHFSPAFRAWRFVALELKASALPDPASLWSRP
- the amrB gene encoding AmmeMemoRadiSam system protein B is translated as MTIVRQSAVSGTFYPGTAKQLDAAVRGYLAQAGAWAGPVPKAIIAPHAGYVYSGPVAASAYARLVPAKGRIARVVLLGPCHRVPVRGLAASGADAFVTPLGQIPVDKAAIQSVLDLPQVQVFDATHALEHSLEVHLPFLQEVLGTFALVPFVVGFASPDEIAEVLERLWGGPETLIVVSSDLSHYLDYDSAHQVDAETCRAIETFDGEAIPEDGACGRFPVRGLLALAKRRRMTIETVDVRNSGDTAGPKDRVVGYGSWVFLEPAA
- the amrS gene encoding AmmeMemoRadiSam system radical SAM enzyme, which produces MPEGESYATLEDGVQSLHPGRHWHALEDGRIQCDICPRACKLKEGQRGLCFVRARHGDHMVLTTYGRSSGFCIDPIEKKPLNHFLPGTPVLSFGTAGCNLTCRFCQNWDISKARDFDRLQNQAGPETIAAAALKTGSRSVAYTYNDPTIFFEYAIDVAQACRAKGIKNVAVTAGYISAEPRAEFYRWMDAANVDLKAFTESFYQRLCSAHLEAVKETLVYLVKETKVWVEITTLVIPGENDGETELNELAAWVVEALGPDVPLHFSAFHPDYKMLDLPRTPLATLVKARDIAIRHGVRYAYVGNVHYPPGDGTYCPGCGTEVIGRDWYEITAWRLTPDGHCRKCGTACAGIFDGPPGKWGRKRVPVRL
- a CDS encoding TrpB-like pyridoxal phosphate-dependent enzyme; its protein translation is MTDSTKYLLPEDRIPKAWYNIAADLPKPLAPVLHPGTGQPIGPDDLSPIFPMALIAQEVTQEREVEIPEPVREVYRLWRPAPLYRARRLERVLDTPAHIYYKYEGTSPSGSHKPNTAVPQAFYNWQAGTKRLSTETGAGQWGSSLAFAGSLFGLQVDIFMVKVSYQQKPYRRALMETYGARCVASPSMETDSGRAILARHPDSNGSLGIAISEAVEVAAKNPDTKYALGSVLNHVLLHQTVIGIEALEQMEMAGDYPDIVVGCAGGGSNFGGLAFPFIGRNLKQGQKTRVIAVEPASCPTMTRGKFAYDFGDTAHLTPLVKMHTLGSTFMPPGIHAGGLRYHGMSPLVSHVLDLGLIEARAEHQLGCFAAGVQFARAEGIVPAPESTHAVKVGIDEALKCKAEGQARTILIGLSGHGHFDMQAYTDYFAGKLQDHAYDAEALDEAMSQLPPVAAE
- the clpS gene encoding ATP-dependent Clp protease adapter ClpS translates to MSDKRYDEDGQTGVVTRARSKTKKPSMYKVLLLNDDFTPMDFVVLVLERFFSKTAEEATRIMLHVHHRGVGVAGVYTYEVAETKANQVIELARKNQHPLQCTLEKDGQDKDD